The following proteins are encoded in a genomic region of Thiomonas sp. X19:
- a CDS encoding DMT family transporter: MTASTPNASAKAVGTRFGSRSPFGTIELLLLLVAIVWGGSYSATKVATEQVPVLQFLVLRFGLTFLLLLPALRGLAVASWPGALAGASLLGANLLAVFVCETFGVSLTTASNAAFLISLCVVFTPLCEWWLLGDRPDGSVFAASGVSLLGAVLLAYQQHGGHVSPLAIGDALMVAAAFLRGVMVTLTRRHGRRYRLPALTMTAIQMGVMTLGSALLMLLVPGPDWAPFPSSGSFWGATAFLVIACTLLAFFVQNYAASRTSPSRVALLMGSEPLWGALIAVIWLGERLTLIGWAGGLLIVVSAWWVTRPKG, encoded by the coding sequence ATGACAGCGTCAACACCCAATGCCAGTGCGAAGGCGGTCGGCACACGCTTCGGCTCTCGCTCGCCTTTCGGAACGATCGAGTTGCTCTTGCTCCTGGTCGCGATCGTGTGGGGGGGCAGCTACAGCGCGACCAAGGTCGCGACCGAGCAAGTGCCGGTGCTGCAATTCCTCGTGTTGCGGTTTGGTCTCACGTTCTTGTTGCTCTTGCCGGCTCTGCGCGGGCTTGCCGTCGCGTCATGGCCAGGAGCACTTGCGGGGGCCTCGCTGCTTGGCGCCAACCTCCTGGCCGTGTTCGTTTGTGAAACCTTCGGGGTGTCACTCACAACGGCTTCCAACGCCGCGTTCCTCATCAGCTTGTGCGTCGTGTTTACGCCGCTGTGCGAATGGTGGCTGCTGGGCGACCGGCCGGACGGATCTGTCTTCGCCGCTTCAGGGGTCTCACTGTTGGGCGCGGTCTTGCTTGCTTACCAGCAGCACGGCGGACACGTTTCACCGCTTGCCATTGGCGACGCGCTGATGGTGGCAGCTGCCTTTCTGCGCGGGGTCATGGTGACTCTGACCCGCCGCCATGGTCGGCGCTACCGCCTCCCGGCGCTGACCATGACTGCAATACAGATGGGCGTGATGACCCTTGGGTCGGCACTCCTGATGCTCTTGGTACCCGGTCCCGACTGGGCTCCATTTCCTTCTAGTGGATCATTTTGGGGTGCGACGGCGTTTTTGGTGATCGCGTGCACCCTTCTGGCGTTCTTTGTCCAGAACTACGCGGCCTCGCGCACTAGTCCATCTCGAGTGGCGTTGCTCATGGGGAGTGAGCCCCTTTGGGGAGCTTTGATTGCCGTGATCTGGTTGGGTGAGCGCTTAACGCTAATCGGCTGGGCGGGCGGATTGCTCATCGTGGTTTCCGCTTGGTGGGTGACGCGGCCGAAGGGTTGA